From the Sylvia atricapilla isolate bSylAtr1 chromosome 12, bSylAtr1.pri, whole genome shotgun sequence genome, the window TTAAACACACACAACTCTGACCCTGCTTTCTGTTTGCAGTCTGCACTATTGATCCAGAAATTAGACTCTTGGTTTTGACATTTTAATTCACAGTTTAtctgcagcagcatcagcatTCATCAAAAAGTCAGTAGGCAAAATAAGACACGGTGTTCTTCAACACAGTCTGTTCCATCTGGGGCTGGTGgtgttcctgcagcaggcagcacacagcagctcacTGCTGCATGATGTGTTGCTTAGAAAAGATGGTTAAAAGAATGTTTATCAGAACGTACCTGAAGTTAGatgaacacagaaaacatgCTCAAAAACACTctgagggggaaggaaaagtaACACCTGTAGAGTAAATACTGTTTGTGGTGTGTTATAACTTCTACAGTTATAGTGGTATGAGATAAAATTGCAAATACCATTTGAATTCTATCCTTATAGACAGTGTAGTTGCAAGACAGTTTATGATTTGGTTCTTTTAAGTCTATTGCAAACAAAACTGAGTGTGTGCTAGACAATGTAATGAACCAGTAGAAACTATGTATAGTCTACAGTTAAATCTGGTTAGGATTCATGGGCAAAAAGGACTGGCAGAAACTGTAATGGCTCTAAATTAACTGGAATCAGAACAGACCAGGCTGGTAACTTTATAAACCTGGTATATCAATTGTATTGTAGTCAATGTAAAGATTAAACCAAAGATATTTACCTTCTTCTTTGATCTCTCTGACTTCTTGGAAATGTTCTTTACTTTCGTATGGAGATGGTATAAAaccttggggggaaaaaaaggagccaCTTATTGAATAGGAAATTGGAATTTGTATATTAATACTTGAATTCCTCACACAAGcaccaaaaatttaaaatcattgtTTTAACATGATTTCAAAGATGAATTTGATGCTTTCAGACTTTTAATTCTAAGCTATCCACTTTCAAGAAATAAGGTTTGGAAAGAGCATTAAACCTGCTAAGCTTTCAGTAGTTCAGCATATATTAAGAGCTCAGCTGGCATTATGCTGAAGTCCACAGGTGTTTTCAGATAGACTTTGAATTTTATACTGAGCCTCAGACTGTCACCATTAATTTCCTAGGCTGATGATACACATGGGCAGAGAGCAGGCTGTCAGTCCTGTACCCTGGTGGGACTGTCCTGCCACTCCTGAAGGCAGCACAAACAAATGCAGTGGTAGCAGTGGGTCACCCTCCAGAGGGAGAGTCATAAGGAGTGTTGGATAACTCTAGGTAATTCTCAATTAACAACAGCTAGATCTAGCTTTTGAAACTGATTGCAGCACAACAATAACCTGGAAATATTTATCCCTCCATAGGTTTTTCCTCTTGCCAATAACAAACATTTGTTATttagaaagaacaaaatgaaaactgtgaaaaacagCAAGAGTCTTTAGGGGGTTTGGGTATCAGGCTGGGTGTCATCTTGGTAGCAGAATTCTTTTTTTGTGAGCTGGTGTAATTTTCATtcattctctgttttccttcccccccacccccagcctcAAAAAAGTATTCTGTAACAGGAGAGGATATGGAAAGGGTTGGATCAGTTATTTGGCTGTGTACACACACAAGCCAGCAAGAGTCTGAGATCTTTCCCTCCATTTAAACATTATTCCCATCCCCAGCACCCACCTTGGCATAGCAGCAGGTGAtgagcagcaggggcaggaggtaTCCCACCAGCAGGATGGTAATCTTGTACATCTGCTTGGCTGTGGAACCGtttgcccagtgctcccagcagaaAGAGCTGTTGGGTGCCTGCTGGTGGCCACTCATGAGGGCCTGGTGCTGGGCCACGGGGATGGCAATGAGGAGAGACAGCAGCCAGATGACAGCCACGCCCAGGGCAGCGTTGCGCTTGCTGCGGATGCAGGGGGAGCGTTTGGCGTGGACCACAGCAATGTACCTGTCCACAGACATGGCCACCAGAGTGAAGATGCTGACCAGCATTGTGGCCATGGCCAAGTAGTGAACCCACTTGCAAAAGAAAGCCCCGAAGATCCACTCTGGCAGGGAGTAGATGGTGGCCTGGAAGGGAACgcagaagagcagaaaggagaagTCTGCAATGCTCAAGTTCAGGATGAAGATGTTGGTGGCACTGCGCGATGGGCGTCCCCCGGGCCGGAGACGCCCCAGAACAACCAACACTAATGTGTTTCCCACCAttcccaggagaaaaatcaacccaaaaagCACTGGTACAATCACCACCTCGGGGCCGCCCCTGGTTGCTCCTGCCCAGCATGTTGGGGTCTCTGTTTGGCTGGTCTCAAGGCTGCACCTGCTGGTGTTGGCTCCAAGGGAAAGCACAAAgttgttttcctgctcctccatggaGCCAGGCAAGGAACAGTCACTGCAGCCCTGACTGCTGTTAGGGATGGCCAGAGGTGagcttttgccttttccaaTGCTGTGTCTTTCCTTTGGGGAGTAATTTTCTTCAGATGATTCTTCCGAGTTCTCTTTGTCTCTGGTGCAGATTATTCCAgggactggggaaaaaaaaaggagctgaggAATTTGTGTCATCCAAGAGGTGACAGCCAGGTGTGGCAGTCGTTGCTGGTGTGGCAGAGAAAAAGTCCgtgccagaggagcagaggatgaggctgccctgggagcttggagcagcggcagagcagcagcagctcggcTTCCACATGCCCctcctcttctgcttccctCCCACACTCCATGGATCTGTGGCTGTCTTAcctgctttcccagctccatgCTGAGCCGTGGCAGAGAGAACAAATGCTGTCTGTGACCTGAGCCCTGCAGAAACAGCCCCTGGCCACCTTTGTCCCCATGCATTACTGCTCACAGGGAGGAAGGGCAAAGCAACAGTTCTCACCCAAAGCGATGGATAAGCAGTAGCTGCTGAACAGTAGTGTGTGCAGTTCTGTGAGGGGCAGCACTCTTACTGGCCAcctatgaaggaaaaaaagctaaaatactttattttaatcaaCAGAGGATGATTTTAGttctttatttgtttcataGTCTTCAATGCTCTCATTAGAGCATAAAGCCATCTGAATAGTTGTGTTTCCAACTCAAAAACTGGGAGAGCTTTAGATTCAGCACTGGGTCTTGCCACTTCTGGGATATTTGCCCAAATTCCTTGTGCCTGAATATTCATGGACCTTGTTGATCCAGCTTCGAAGATATTTGGGGTTCAGACCAGCCAACAGcttctgcactggaaaaggaaatgttcaGTCTTAGTAGCTGTGAGCAACTGTAATATTCCTTGCCAGggaacagagatttttttttttaacagaagtttTATTAAAGATTAATAGCTCAGGTACTGTGGTTTTAATGCTTACTTATAGAAACGGTACATATCTTTTAGAAGGTACTAAGTAGGTTAGTTCTAACGATTTGTTTCCTCACATTTCTTACGGGATTCTGCAGGCAGTGAGGAGGGAACCAAGTTTAGGCCAACAGTAGCAGTACCTGCACAGTGATTTATAgatcagcagagctgcctgcaaaGAAGGGCGCTCACCTCTGTTTTCGGTGGTCACAGCTCCAGGCACTTGGGGAGAGTGGGGCGCCACTGGCTTTTGTGAATGGGAGGGTTTGACTGCGGGGAGctccttaattttaaaaacaaagttcaGGAACGGAGACTTGCCTCGCCTTGCGATTTTTTCCTAAGCTC encodes:
- the LOC136366321 gene encoding galanin receptor type 1-like, producing the protein MEEQENNFVLSLGANTSRCSLETSQTETPTCWAGATRGGPEVVIVPVLFGLIFLLGMVGNTLVLVVLGRLRPGGRPSRSATNIFILNLSIADFSFLLFCVPFQATIYSLPEWIFGAFFCKWVHYLAMATMLVSIFTLVAMSVDRYIAVVHAKRSPCIRSKRNAALGVAVIWLLSLLIAIPVAQHQALMSGHQQAPNSSFCWEHWANGSTAKQMYKITILLVGYLLPLLLITCCYAKVLYHLHTKVKNISKKSERSKKKTAQTVLLVVAVFLLSWLPHHIITMWAEFGHFPLNNISFTFRIISHCLAYGNSCINPILYAFLSENFRKACRQVFTCKLFLRPVSAEKLARVRMENFSTTHSTTNV